In Procambarus clarkii isolate CNS0578487 chromosome 25, FALCON_Pclarkii_2.0, whole genome shotgun sequence, the following proteins share a genomic window:
- the LOC138368366 gene encoding P-selectin glycoprotein ligand 1-like, with translation MVANPAQSTPIGGQPSAEHAHWWPTQRRARPMVDNPAQSTPTGGQPSAEHAHWWTTQRRARPLVANQPRARPLVANQRRARPLVANQRRARPLVDNPAQSTPTDGQPAQSTPTDSQPAQSTPTGGQPSAEHAHRGQASVEYALWWTTQRRARPLVANPAQSTPTGGQPAQSTPTGGQPAQSTPTGGQPSAEHAHWWPTSAEHAHWWPTSPEHAHWWTTQRRARPLVANQPRARPLVTNPAQSTPTGGQPAQSTPTGGQPAQSTPTDGQPSAEHAH, from the coding sequence ATGGTGGCCAACCCAGCGCAGAGCACGCCCATTGGTGGCCAACCCAGCGCAGAGCACGCCCATTGGTGGCCAACCCAGCGCAGAGCACGCCCAATGGTGGACAACCCAGCGCAGAGCACGCCCACTGGTGGCCAACCCAGCGCAGAGCACGCCCATTGGTGGACAACCCAGCGCAGAGCACGCCCATTGGTGGCCAACCAGCCCAGAGCACGCCCACTGGTGGCCAACCAGCGCAGAGCACGCCCACTGGTGGCCAACCAGCGCAGAGCACGCCCACTGGTGGACAACCCAGCGCAGAGCACGCCCACTGATGGCCAACCAGCGCAGAGCACGCCCACTGATAGCCAACCAGCGCAGAGCACGCCCACTGGTGGACAACCCAGCGCAGAGCACGCCCACCGTGGACAAGCCAGCGTAGAGTACGCCCTCTGGTGGACAACCCAGCGCAGAGCACGCCCACTGGTGGCCAACCCAGCCCAGAGCACGCCCACTGGTGGCCAACCAGCCCAGAGCACGCCCACTGGTGGACAACCAGCCCAGAGCACGCCCACTGGTGGCCAACCCAGCGCAGAGCACGCCCACTGGTGGCCAACCAGCGCAGAGCACGCCCACTGGTGGCCAACCAGCCCAGAGCACGCCCACTGGTGGACAACCCAGCGCAGAGCACGCCCACTGGTGGCCAACCAGCCCAGAGCACGCCCACTGGTGACCAACCCAGCGCAGAGCACGCCCACTGGTGGACAACCAGCGCAGAGCACGCCCACTGGTGGCCAACCAGCCCAGAGCACGCCCACTGATGGCCAACCCAGCGCAGAGCACGCCCACTGA